The Miscanthus floridulus cultivar M001 chromosome 7, ASM1932011v1, whole genome shotgun sequence genome includes a region encoding these proteins:
- the LOC136467910 gene encoding probable CCR4-associated factor 1 homolog 7 isoform X2, with translation MAMSDLTATVIPKPDGADDESVEIREVWADNLEEEFALIRDIVDEFPFVAMDTEFPGIVCRPVGAFRSPADYNYATLKANVDMLHLIQVGLTFSGPGGELPALGAGRRRCVWQFNFREFDDARDIFASDSIELLRHSGIDFRINSERGVDARRFAELLMSSGVVLNDSVYWVTFHAGYDFGLHGGLDKLAELLDVERVGESHQAGSDSLVTSCAFWKLKDSFFAGSTEKYAGVLYGLNAENGVSAH, from the exons ATGGCAATGTCAGATCTCACAGCAACCGTGATCCCAAAGCCAGACGGGGCCGACGACGAGTCGGTGGAGATCCGGGAGGTGTGGGCGGACAACCTGGAGGAGGAGTTCGCGCTGATCCGCGACATCGTCGACGAGTTCCCGTTCGTCGCGATGGACACGGAGTTCCCGGGCATCGTCTGCCGGCCCGTCGGCGCCTTCCGCTCCCCCGCCGACTACAACTACGCCACCCTCAAGGCCAACGTTGACATGCTGCACCTCATCCAGGTCGGCCTCACCTTCTCTGGGCCGGGCGGCGAGCTGCCGGCCCTCGGtgctggccgccgccgctgcgtcTGGCAGTTCAACTTCCGCGAGTTCGACGACGCGCGCGACATCTTCGCGTCCGACTCCATCGAATTGCTCCGTCACAGCGGCATCGACTTCCGCATCAACTCCGAGCGCGGCGTCGATGCCCGACGGTTCGCCGAGCTCCTCATGTCCTCTGGCGTCGTGCTCAACGATTCCGTATACTGGGTCACCTTCCACGCAGGATACGACTTCGG CCTGCACGGCGGGCTGGACAAGCTCGCTGAGCTACTTGATGTGGAGCGCGTTGGGGAGTCTCATCAGGCTGGGTCCGATAGCCTGGTCACGTCCTGTGCATTCTGGAAGCTCAAGGATTCATTCTTCGCGGGCTCAACAGAGAAATATGCAGGTGTCCTGTACGGGCTCAATGCAGAGAATGGTGTTAGTGCACATTGA
- the LOC136467910 gene encoding probable CCR4-associated factor 1 homolog 7 isoform X1: MAMSDLTATVIPKPDGADDESVEIREVWADNLEEEFALIRDIVDEFPFVAMDTEFPGIVCRPVGAFRSPADYNYATLKANVDMLHLIQVGLTFSGPGGELPALGAGRRRCVWQFNFREFDDARDIFASDSIELLRHSGIDFRINSERGVDARRFAELLMSSGVVLNDSVYWVTFHAGYDFGYLLKILTCNSLPDTQTGFFKLMKIYFPTVYDIKHLMKFCNSLHGGLDKLAELLDVERVGESHQAGSDSLVTSCAFWKLKDSFFAGSTEKYAGVLYGLNAENGVSAH, translated from the coding sequence ATGGCAATGTCAGATCTCACAGCAACCGTGATCCCAAAGCCAGACGGGGCCGACGACGAGTCGGTGGAGATCCGGGAGGTGTGGGCGGACAACCTGGAGGAGGAGTTCGCGCTGATCCGCGACATCGTCGACGAGTTCCCGTTCGTCGCGATGGACACGGAGTTCCCGGGCATCGTCTGCCGGCCCGTCGGCGCCTTCCGCTCCCCCGCCGACTACAACTACGCCACCCTCAAGGCCAACGTTGACATGCTGCACCTCATCCAGGTCGGCCTCACCTTCTCTGGGCCGGGCGGCGAGCTGCCGGCCCTCGGtgctggccgccgccgctgcgtcTGGCAGTTCAACTTCCGCGAGTTCGACGACGCGCGCGACATCTTCGCGTCCGACTCCATCGAATTGCTCCGTCACAGCGGCATCGACTTCCGCATCAACTCCGAGCGCGGCGTCGATGCCCGACGGTTCGCCGAGCTCCTCATGTCCTCTGGCGTCGTGCTCAACGATTCCGTATACTGGGTCACCTTCCACGCAGGATACGACTTCGGGTACCTACTGAAGATTCTCACCTGCAATAGCCTCCCAGACACACAAACCGGGTTCTTTAAACTTATGAAGATATATTTCCCGACTGTGTATGACATCAAGCATCTCATGAAGTTCTGCAACAGCCTGCACGGCGGGCTGGACAAGCTCGCTGAGCTACTTGATGTGGAGCGCGTTGGGGAGTCTCATCAGGCTGGGTCCGATAGCCTGGTCACGTCCTGTGCATTCTGGAAGCTCAAGGATTCATTCTTCGCGGGCTCAACAGAGAAATATGCAGGTGTCCTGTACGGGCTCAATGCAGAGAATGGTGTTAGTGCACATTGA